GGGCGTCGCCGGCGTGGTCGGGCAGCCCGGAGCGATGCGAGTAGAGGTCGGCGACGCTGACGTGCTGGGTGACGTAGGGATCGCTGAGGGTGAACCACGGCAGCTTCGTCACCACCGGGGTGTCCCAGGTGATAGCGCCTTCGGTTACCTGATGGGCCACCACCGTGGCACCGACCGACTTGGAGATCGAGGCCAGCTGAAAGACGGTGTCGGGGTTCACCTTATTGTCCGGATTATCCGGCTTGCTGGCGTCTCTGATGCCGAAACCCTTGGCGTATAACGTTTTACCGCGGTATACGACGGCAACGGCCATGCCGGGGATGCCGCTGTCCTTCATCAGCTCCGCCACCAGGCCGTCGACCTTGGCGACGGCTTCGTCGATGCGCCCGGCGGGGATCTGCAGACCTGACATTTCGTTAGGGGGCACGTTCGCGGATGTGGTTGCGGGGGTGGAGGTTGGTTGGGTCGGGCTGCAGCCCACCAGCGCCAGCAGCGTCAGGAGTGTGGCCGTTGCCCGACGTGTCCTCATTGCCGAACTTTAGCCCGGGCCTCAGCCCGGCGACGATGCGCGCCGCGAGCGGCGTGAGGAGGAGCCGGGCAATCGGGCTTCAGCCCGGCGACGATGCGCGCCGCGAGCGGCGTGAGGAGGCCGGCGAATCTACAACCGCCACCACGGGTTGAACCGCAGCGTCTCCCCCGAATCAATCCGCTGCCCCGGCGTCGGCACCGCCACCTGGACCTGATGAGGCTCAGCGGCCTTCAACACCCGCTCGACCGGCTCCGACCACGGGTGCGGCGCCAGCCGGAACGTTCCCCAATGGATCGGCACCAGCAGCCCCGAACCGGAGTCGGTGACGTCCAGGTGGCCGCGCACCGCCTCCTCGGGGTTCATGTGGATGTCGGGCCACGCGCTGTTGTAGGCCCCGATCGGCATCAACGTCAGATCGAACGGCCCGTGATCGGCGCCGATCTGCGCAAAGCTCTTGGTGTAGCCGGTGTCGCCGCCGAAATAGGTGCGGTGCGACGGCCCGATGAACGCCCAGGACGCCCACAGCGTGTTGTTGCGGCTGAAGAACCGGCCCGAAAAGTGCCGCGCCGGCAGGCAAATCACCGTCAGCTCGTCCACCGAAGCGCTCTGATTCCAGTCCAGCTCGATAATGCGCTCGTCAGGAACCCCCCACGCCCGCAGGTGCGCACCCACCCCGAGCGGGACGAAGAACGGTGCCCGCTGCATCCGGGCCAGCGCCAGCACGGTGTCGATGTCGAGGTGGTCGTAGTGGTCGTGGCTGATCACCACCGCGTCGACGGCGGGCAAGCCTTCCAGCAGCACCGGCGGCGGGTGCAGCCGCTGCGGGCCCACCAGGTCCGACGGCGAGCAGCGGTCACTCCACACCGGGTCGGTCAGCACCCGATAGCCGTCGATCTCGACCAGGGCCGTCGAATGCCCGAACCAGCTGACCGCCAGCGGCGCCGGCTCGCCCTGATAGATCGACGGTGCGGCCAGCGGGATCGGCTTGGCGGGCAGGCTGCCGCCTCGTCCGCCGACCAGCTCCCAGGCGATCTGCCGCATCTCTTCGCGGTTCATCACATACAGCGATGCCGGGTCGATATTGACGAACACCCCGTCGCGGTAGTTCGGCGAACCTTCCGACACCGCCGCGATCGCCGAGGGATCAGCGCCGAGCGCGGCGGGTGCGCCGTGCAGCGCCCGCAACAGCCAGCCGCCCGCCGCCAAGGAGGCGGTTCCGGCCGCCAGTCGCAGCGCCTGGCGCATCATGATCAAGCTCCCTGGAACCTCGGTGGCCGCTTCTCCACGCGCGCGACCTGCGCTTCGATCACATCCTGGCTGGCCCACGCCTTGTCGAACAGCTCCTTGTGCTCGGGCCGCTGCTCTTCGATGGAGCCGTCGTCGTTGAGCACCCGCTTGGCGTGCTGGATGGCCAGCGGCGCCAGCCCGGCGATCTCGGCCGCCCACTCCTGCGCGTCGGCCAGCGTCCCGATCCGGTTGGCCATCCCGGTGTGCAGCGCCGCATCGGCGGTCAGCTTCTCGGCGGCCAGCAGCATCGCCCGCGCCCGTCCGTGCCCGACCAGCGACGCCAGCCGGCGAATGCTCCAATTGTCCAAGGCCAGACCGTATTTCGACGTCGGGAATTGAAAGAACGCCTCCGGGGAGACCACCCGCAAGTCGCACTGCATGGCCAGCTGCAGACCGGCGCCGATAGCCGGTCCGTTGATGGCGCCGATGATCGGGATCAACGTGGCGTCCATGACCCGGTGCAGTTCGATGAGCCGGTCGGGGTAGTCGGCGGCGAAGGCATCCCCGGACAGGTCCGCGCCGGCGCAGAAGGCGGTGCCCTGCCCGGTCAGCACGATGGCGCGCGTGGCTCCGTCGCCTGCCTTCACCAACGCCTCCCGCAACTCCTCGACAAGCTGGGAGTTCAGGGCGTTGCGCCGGTCTGGCCGCTGCAGCTCAATGGTCATCACGGCTTCGTCGTGGGTGATACCGATCATGGGGGCCAGGATAACTAGCCTCGTCGCTGTGAGCCGTATCACGACCGACGAACTGCGCGACGCGGTGCTGGACGAGGGCACCTTCGTCAGCTGGGACAGCGACCCTGTCCAAGTCCCGACCTCCCCGGAATATGCCCGCGAGCTGGCCAAGGCGCGGCAGGCCAGCGGCCGCGACGAGTCGGTGTCCACCGGTGAGGGACGGGTGTTCGGGCGCCGGGTGGCGGTGATCGTCTGCGACTTCGATTTTCTGGCCGGCTCGATCGGGGTGGCGGCGGCCGAACGCATCACCGCCGCGGTGGAGCGTGCGACGGCCGAGCGGCTGCCGCTGCTGGCCTCGCCGTGCTCCGGCGGCACCCGGATGCAGGAGGGCACGGTCGCGTTCCTGCAGATGGTCAAGATCGCCGCCGCCGTCCGGCTGCACCGCCACGCCCACCTGCCCTACCTGGTCTACCTGC
The nucleotide sequence above comes from Mycobacterium kiyosense. Encoded proteins:
- the echA6 gene encoding putative enoyl-CoA hydratase echA6; amino-acid sequence: MIGITHDEAVMTIELQRPDRRNALNSQLVEELREALVKAGDGATRAIVLTGQGTAFCAGADLSGDAFAADYPDRLIELHRVMDATLIPIIGAINGPAIGAGLQLAMQCDLRVVSPEAFFQFPTSKYGLALDNWSIRRLASLVGHGRARAMLLAAEKLTADAALHTGMANRIGTLADAQEWAAEIAGLAPLAIQHAKRVLNDDGSIEEQRPEHKELFDKAWASQDVIEAQVARVEKRPPRFQGA